TAAGATAGTGCTGGTCTGTATCAAACAAATTAGCCCAGGGAACCTCTGGACTAAAAATAACCTGATCTTTTGTAGCGGGACCGTTTCCTAATCGCGCAATGCCTATAGATGGGTAAATTCTGAATTTAGGTAGTTTCCTAGTACTCATTTTATTGGTTTTAAGTTTTCTTAAAGTTAATAAAAATCCTACGGCATTATACACGTATTTATACGTGGTTTTATACTAAAATCAGGTACAATTTATACCTTATAGGCAAGTATAGATTAGTTGTCTAAAGCGGTATTACTAAACCAAAAGCTATGCTTTATTACTTTGTATAGAAATATAGGTTTTTGGAGTATACCCCGTAAATTTTTTAAAAGTAGTTGAAAAATATTGTGATGAACTAAATCCTAAGTCAAAAGCTACCATAGTAATACTATCTTTCTTCAATAAATCAACTTTTGATTGCTCGATTTTTAACCTATTTATATATTCTTTAGGAGGGATACCCTTGGTGTTTTTAAACCAAGATTTAAAATATCCGACAGAAACATCACAAATATTTGCTAGTTCATCAACATAGATGATACGATGTAAATTATTCAAAATATAAGTATCGATATCATTTAATCTTTTTAAAGGAGGACTATCTTGTTTTCTCTTCGAAAGGATCAATATTTCTAATATAGTCTGAACAATAAGTTGATTTATGGTGATTTCGGATAAAATAGTACTGCTTGCTTTTAGTTCATTTAAAAGTTTTTCGAGCATAAAT
This region of Aquimarina spinulae genomic DNA includes:
- a CDS encoding AraC family transcriptional regulator: MNINSEERIVHFLSDYGINGCLQFGYYKYSKAQPQLPIHEHRNAIELCFCIKGEQHYVIGEELFQLHGNDILIIPPNKEHGTGKYPEDKGELFWLQINCSDKRDRLCNLSGEHSKYLLKALEKTSEQVFKGAFQIKFMLEKLLNELKASSTILSEITINQLIVQTILEILILSKRKQDSPPLKRLNDIDTYILNNLHRIIYVDELANICDVSVGYFKSWFKNTKGIPPKEYINRLKIEQSKVDLLKKDSITMVAFDLGFSSSQYFSTTFKKFTGYTPKTYISIQSNKA